gtgtttattttttattagcaTTTAGTGCTAACTGCTTTCCAAACTCATCATATATTTCATACCGTTAtttaatctatctatctatctatctatctatctatctatctatctatctatctatctatctatctatcagttACTGCAGTGCTAAGTATACTAgctgtggtttctgacactttATAATAAGGTTTACCTAAAATAATTAGGTATAATTACATTACGGTAACTTGAAGCCTACAAACAGCCCATGATCTCATAGAACAGTGCGTCCATGCAGTTAAAAATCTTATAATCAAGTCAATTAGGGATTACTCAACAGCTCCTTACAGTCAGAGTGCTCAGACATGCAGTTACATGTTATTAATCATACTATCTTTCTTGACTACATTGGGAGTGGATTGTTAGAGATCTTTtttgaagaaaaatatatttaaaaaaagaactaCTATTTTTTGGCTTCTTAAGCAattttattcacatttcatTGTCATTAGTTTAATATTTGTCTAATACCAGGAGTCCAAAATGCGCCTCATGCTCATGAACCTCATTCCGCTCACACCCATCATCTCCCTGAAGTTCCTGTACTCTCCGGGCTTGAAGTACCACATCCTGCCTCTGTAGTTGGGCTGCTCGTACATCAGCCAGTGGCCGTCCATCACGTGGCAGGACTGACATCCATTGGACCAGTGATAACGGTCCATGATGGACTCACAGTCTTCGGTCACCTCCATCATCTGACCCATGAAGTTCTCCCTCTCGTAGATCCTCGTTCTGTAGGATCCTCTGTACTGTTATTGGGAAGAAGACAATAGAAGGTAATATGATATATACATTATGTGGAGTTATCATATCTTATTCTTTAAACAAAAATTCTGTATAGAGTCAGAAAAGAATGATAGGGCCCATTTTGGCACATTTTAAGGAATCTATATCCCTGTACCTTATGTGTTATGTGTACAATTcttaaatatacttttatttaactgttttATAACCTCTCTATCTCTGAGATTCAtgcagaatattttttttactgtatatttaataCTGATACATGCAGATGATCTCGATTTTTAATGGCTACTCTTATCAAGTAGTAGCGGAGACAAGCAGCTTAGTGCCcatgtataaaaaaataataaagccaAAACAGGACAAAGCAAAACCAACaattgtaattttacagtaaagatgGGTATgtctttacatttaatataagtactttctttacattttctttactctctttgtttctttaaGTAATTCTGGACTATGTCTAGCTGTGCTATAGCTGCCATGTTTAAATCGTCTACAAAAATAACAGTTTAAATGGAGATTTGGAATTTTTGGATGGTGATAGGATGTGCACTCTGCTCTGAGAAATGAAGAAACCTAAATGCTTACAAACTGTTCGCACTCTATAAAAGGCAGCTGAGACCTTGAGGCATATTCTACTATATTTTGGAGTGTGATCGCACCATAGGGATCATGCGGCAAGATCTGATCCAATCGGTCATCCCCATCATGCTCATGCAGTCGGCATACTCTCCCCTCCTCATGAAGTACTGTCTTCCCATGTAGTTGGGGCGATCGTACACCATCCAGCAGCCGCTCTCGACCCTGCAGGAGTGGCAGCGGCTCAGGTAGGAGGACATATCGGAACAGTCGCTGCTGCACTCATAGGAGCGGCCCATGAAGTTCCTGTCCTCGTAGAAGATGATCTGTTCGGACAAAATAAGGCATTGCACAGCATGAGGTCAGATGAGGGGAGACTGGACAACTAAATGGGattgttgtttacatttttgtcaAAGCTTTTGAACGTTACGTATTGCGCTTACCCTGCCCATGGCCGTGGTTGGTTGGTGTTCGTCAAAAGCAGACGCTTTCAATGTCAAATCTGTTTCCGACTGGTGAGCTGACACTAGGCCGGCTTTAACCCTTACATTTATACCTGACCATAACCCAATTGGACATGTGGCCCCTATTGTAGAAAAAAACCCATGAGCCAGCAGCATAGCACAGAACAGTTCGCTGGCTTTCCATGTGACCAGTCTCCAGAAGATTTTCAGAACGGGCCCCACGCGCTGGACAATGAAGATAAAGTGTATTATTTTGGCCTTGTGCACACTGGATTAGTTTTGTTGAATGCTCATTGACCTTTTAGCCCTGCAACAAACATGTCTTTGTTAGCTGTTGACCCTAATAAACCTATCAGGACCAAATGAATTGAgatcaaattaattaattaaacaaataatacagtctGCTATTATTTTTAGTGATAATACATTGTCCTTCACTTGTTCCatgaatgcatttttttaaagcaagcATTTTTCATCATGTGCAAATGGAgagtttacagtttattttccATTCCTCTGTCTGTTTGCCGTTATGGCTTATAGTCGGTGGACATCCAGTATTCATGGTGTCCGAACATTAGTAGACATCCCTATAATAAGTGAATGCAGCtgttttaaggtgcacccatggTGGAGAAAGGCTGTTCTGTCAACTCATATTTTATAACCTCTACAGGAAAGTGTGAAATGTGGAGCAGCAGTGGACAATTAGGGTATAGagcccccagcattgggctgtggagcagtaaaactgtttctgaaatgatggagctccatcctgtGCTTTTGGGAtgagctagggttagggttagattcAATTCAACACTCTAATGTTTGTCTGGCATCAAATCCAAtccaacaaaaacatttaaactttTGCAGAAGAGccaaagctgttactgcaggaaaaggGTACAAGTAGTTTATTGGAAATAATGTTGGATGAGCTTCAAATATTTTGCTCTATAGCATCTATCACTTTCAAAGTTTCATCTGAATGAAAGgtgtattataaataaaatgaattattatcatttttataattattaattgtattatttgtGTATATTGCAATGAATATGTAGAAGTAAAACTGCAATGATATATTTTGCCCatatcaatcacacacacacaaacacaagcacataTAAATCTGTCTCTACTGACTGCTGCCAGACTGAGTCTGGGTCACTGCCCCTGGGTCACTGCTGCTGTATCTGTCACAGCGTTAGTTAATAGGTGCTAAAGACAGGCTAAGGCTTTGAGCAACCGAATGTAATTCAACCCAAGATAAACTCCAGTCAGAAGGTCAAGGTCATGGGAGGTCAGCACCAAGGCTGGGGAGAAATTAGACTCAGCAGTTTGGGGAATTTTCTGACCCCAGTGAGCCTGGACGAGCATGCTTCCCTCATGACTAGAGCCCACTAGACTTTAAGCTCCTAGGGAGGTGGTTGGGgcttaaatgtgatttttttaatatcCCAAAATCCCAAAAATTTATTCATCTCCAGAGACTGAAAGAAGCTGAGGGTCTCCAGCTGGAACGGAAGGAAAGAAAGTGGAGGAGACTCAGTAAGAAATGGCTGTTGTACAGATATAATTGggatgtttcctttttttttatagaaagcCACTCTCACTGAGGCCCAGTAAATGAGTCACGCTTGATCAGCCTTTCAGTGCATCGAGCCAGCCGCATGAGTTCTAAACTGACTCCAGCGCTAGCTCCAGTCTTACACTTCCAAACAATTAAAACTAGCTGAAGTGACCGGCTCTGTGCACTTTTCACAGTCACAATCATACACATCAGAAAAAGTTATTGGACATTACTACTTCAAGTGGACAAactctcctttttctccaaAGTGAGACACAGTTCTGGGTCAAAAACCCCACAAGtgccacagcagtgttctccccctgtctaaacatccCTGTTCAGAGTGGCCACTTTCAACGCCTTTTacttttcactttttttaaatgataaatgtaAAGTGCACACCAGTGAGAAGCCAAGAGCAGAAATTCTGGTTTTGAAGCATtttcgcttggttctctttcttctccgttcttgatttctttttgttttttctttttgtttatgtGGCACTCGTATTTCTCCatgctcgttgtgtctgtttgctGCGTCTTTGTGCTCAcacataaatgcaggtccagtgctgtgattggacagactcaagTGAGGGGGCAGGACAATTCTgatgtctctgcacttgacatcagaagcaaATTTGAATCAGAATGGCTCGGTTTATACCACATTTTCTGATTTTAAACTGACttggtggtcttgtttcacagtgtatgTGATGGTGGGCAGCACAGATAGTGACCAACGACAAAGACAGAAACCCTGACCCCTAGcctgcataaaatataaaaaaaatatatatatatataaaataaaagacaatacaTACAGTAGGTACATGGTTTGTGGACAATCCATAATTTCTTCtaaaataatgaatgctaatatGCAGTTTGCCTTTTACTCCAAGCCGAgtgttttatactttattttGGATTAATTGGATTAATTTTGGCAGCACTTGATAGCATTCAGTCACAAAAACAGTGATGGCTGGTGAAAAATATATAGTATATTCCGGGTGGAATTGTGTCATGTTGTCAGATTCAGCAATCATTCCAATACAATTTAACACATGCTgcaggactggtgccccctccatgcctcgtgcccaatgattccaggactCTGGGcccattgcgaccctgaactggataagcagacaCCAGCACACTATTaatatgattcattcattcattcattatctgtaacccttatccagttcagggtcgcggtgggtccagagcctacctggagtcattgggcgcaaggcgggaacacaccctggagggggcgccagttcttcacagggcaacacacacactcacacattcactcacacactcacatctactgacacttttgagtcaccaatccacctaccaacgtgtgttttaggactggggtaggaaaccggagcacccgttggaaacccacgcagacacagggagaacgcaccacactcctcacagacagtcacccggaggaaacccacgcagacacagggagaacgcaccacactcctcacagacagtcacccggaggaaacccacacagacacagagagaacacaccacacttctcacagacagtcacccggaggaaacccacgcagacacagggagaacacaccacactcctcatagacagtcacccggaggaaacccacacagacacagggagaacacaccacacttctcacagacagtcacccggaggaaacccacgcagacacagggagaacacaccacactcctcacagacagtcacccggagcgggaactcacaacctccaggtccctggagctgtgtcccTATGAGACTTTTTGAATTGACAATAAATGCAAATCATaccaataataattatttattcattcattcattcattcattgtctgtacccacttatccagatcagagtcacggtgggtctggagcctacacagaatcactgggcacaatcaggaacacaccctggaggggatgccaaaCCCTAATAtgttgacacacactcacacactcacacctatggacaattctTAGTAGCCAGTCCACTTAGATAGAGCACCTGGGGGAAAGCCCTGttaacatggggagaacacaccaaactcctcacagacacctggagtggggctcgaacccacaaccccaggaccttggagctgtgtgactgcgacagtacatgttgcaccaccgtgccgtactaaaaataataattatcaaaatgatAATTAATTGCAGATCTTAAGTTCACAGATAGAAAGTTTGTTATATTATAGGAATCATTAcattacagaaacacacagatatAGGAACAAAAACTTAattaaaacagagagagatgagttgagagagatgagagagtgtgagtcTAGCAAAGTAGATTAAACATTTTGTTAGGagtaaactgaaataaaattatgAGAACAATTAAAAGAGAACTGTGAGAGCTCTAAACACTGTATTCAAATGTAGTTCATTGCTCTCTACTTTTGCTGTAGTTTACACCGAACAGAAGCCTGTTCTCACACTGTCATAATCTTGTTAGACACACTGCACCACAAAGTCCTAAAAGGAAATCTATATGATGAACAAGGACTTTGTGGACTCCTCATTCAGCTCAGTAACACGATGACCCAcaccacacatcacactccaATCATCCTTCCTCTCTGATCTACCCTTTGAAGTGAAGACTCTGGTTTCCTTTCTCCAAGGATCAAAGCCACGTCACTTTGATCCTCACCATCAGAGTCGCTGATGGCTGCTATGACCAACTTGAGCTGCTCCCCGAGGAATCTGAGCTCATAACCCATTAACACAACATAATATGGTTTTCATTACTCCTTCATGTTCCCCTGTCTCATAACTCACGAAACAAAGATAAACAAATTCTCTGTGGTCATCTGCCGGAGGTGTGTGTGGTCTGGGCCTTTCTTTCCTTCATTCTATGCTTCACCCTCTCCCTCGCTCATCCCCTATCTCTCATTGTGTCCCAGAGACAAAGGGCCAGGGAGCATTTTGAAAGTGCCAAACCTGCGCAAAAGAAAAGGGAGCAAAAAAAAGGTGATTGCTGTTCCAAGCATGTCTGCGATAGCCATCTTTTCATGAAGTGTGCAGGTGTGAAGaatgaaagagtgtgagagagagatggaataCCCACATGGGTGATAAACGAGGTATAATGTTTGGGAACGAAGCTTTTGTATCCAAGTGTCTTGACTTTGTCGATTGAGTACAGATAAACTTCAACCTTTAATGGATATCTATTAGCCAGTTTAATCTGGAATAGGGTTTGTGAGATCACACATATTAATAACcttcccattcattcattcattcattcattatctgtaatccttatccaattcagggtcacggtgggtccagagcctacctagagtcattgggtgcaaggcgggaatacaccctggagggggcgccagtccttcacagggcaacacagacacacacctatggacacttttgagtcaccaatccacctaccaacgtgtgtttttggactgtgggaggaaaccggagcactcggaggaaacccacgaggacacggggacaacacaccacagtcctcacagacagtcacccggaggaaacccacgcagacacagagagaacacaccacactcctcacagacagtcacccggaggaaacccacgcagacacagagagaacactcacactcctcacagacagtcacgcggaggaaacccacgcagacacagagagaacacaccacactcctcacagacagtcacccagaggaaacccacgctgacacagggagaacacaccacactcctcacagacagtcacccggaggaaacccacgcagacacagagagaacacaccacactcctcacagacagtcacccggaggaaacccacgctg
This window of the Hoplias malabaricus isolate fHopMal1 chromosome Y, fHopMal1.hap1, whole genome shotgun sequence genome carries:
- the LOC136678945 gene encoding gamma-crystallin M2-like isoform X2, with translation MGRIIFYEDRNFMGRSYECSSDCSDMSSYLSRCHSCRVESGCWMVYDRPNYMGRQYFMRRGEYADCMSMMGMTDWIRSCRMIPMYRGSYRTRIYERENFMGQMMEVTEDCESIMDRYHWSNGCQSCHVMDGHWLMYEQPNYRGRMWYFKPGEYRNFREMMGVSGMRFMSMRRILDSWY
- the LOC136678945 gene encoding gamma-crystallin M2-like isoform X1, producing the protein MNGKIIFYEDRNFMGRSYECSSDCSDMSSYLSRCHSCRVESGCWMVYDRPNYMGRQYFMRRGEYADCMSMMGMTDWIRSCRMIPMYRGSYRTRIYERENFMGQMMEVTEDCESIMDRYHWSNGCQSCHVMDGHWLMYEQPNYRGRMWYFKPGEYRNFREMMGVSGMRFMSMRRILDSWY